One part of the Oceanihabitans sp. IOP_32 genome encodes these proteins:
- a CDS encoding heparin lyase I family protein has product MKKHLITLCVAAALLSSCDSTEPPNNEVAEQEDIGIIFADDFSSGDFSFTQGNAKWGSKVRVSVVEKDGNPAANFTYIGSHDLSEDAFAELRFDLGTVYSELWLSYDLFIPSNYHHRDATSSDNNKMLRLWHTKYGNAEKVGVSAWQNGKGMSVAIADWAKPGQGVGPKGEKIEDFINASDLGKWMRIKVYAQAATANKKGTLKLWKNNKLLMNNEGLLDNYAANEKHGYRFGYLLGWSNSGFNEDTHLWIDNVVFSKKESID; this is encoded by the coding sequence ATGAAAAAACATCTAATAACGCTATGTGTCGCCGCTGCCTTACTTTCTAGTTGTGATAGCACAGAACCACCAAACAATGAGGTAGCAGAACAAGAAGATATCGGTATTATTTTTGCCGACGATTTTAGTAGTGGCGATTTTTCCTTTACTCAAGGCAATGCCAAATGGGGAAGTAAAGTAAGGGTAAGCGTAGTAGAAAAAGACGGAAACCCTGCTGCCAATTTTACATATATTGGAAGTCACGATTTAAGTGAAGATGCTTTTGCCGAATTACGTTTTGATTTAGGTACCGTATATTCTGAACTTTGGCTAAGCTACGATTTGTTTATCCCCTCTAATTATCATCATAGAGATGCCACGAGTTCCGACAATAACAAAATGCTTCGTTTATGGCATACTAAGTATGGTAATGCAGAAAAAGTAGGTGTTTCTGCTTGGCAAAATGGTAAAGGCATGTCTGTTGCCATTGCCGATTGGGCAAAACCCGGTCAAGGTGTAGGTCCGAAGGGTGAGAAAATTGAAGATTTTATCAATGCATCCGATTTAGGAAAATGGATGAGAATTAAAGTATATGCTCAAGCCGCTACAGCAAACAAAAAAGGAACTTTAAAGCTTTGGAAAAACAACAAATTATTAATGAATAATGAGGGCTTGCTGGATAATTATGCGGCGAATGAAAAACATGGCTACCGTTTTGGATATTTATTAGGCTGGTCTAATTCTGGATTCAATGAAGACACACATTTATGGATCGACAATGTTGTTTTTTCTAAGAAAGAATCTATAGATTAA
- a CDS encoding heparin lyase I family protein has product MKIFKILSFLTLIATLLIFNMGCQSDDTPNNDSEVPTQVNYVPLLRYDMENSAVGNSFLNWTKSVHDNSKSFSGEQSIKISTNPGGVLPDCSGSHRFAGRTLLDENLRVPPGKTIWIRIMHYIPSSFSFGYKYGGEGDRAAAEACGQNKDGNNRVKWLVISPTNGTGRVYFNPQAYRRSLGDGSGTMRIITEFGHGLTNLEANLPRDQWFSLQMAVKISSESDGFIRAWINDTFLGEMNGPTMSPGSSVKDWGIGDYWNGVPWTDGKAGRTDFWIDDIIIASDLEGYGAPNTLDDGGRPYISTKTRVSDF; this is encoded by the coding sequence ATGAAAATTTTTAAAATCCTTTCATTTTTAACCCTAATTGCAACTTTATTGATTTTCAATATGGGTTGTCAAAGCGACGATACACCAAATAACGACTCAGAAGTACCAACTCAAGTTAATTATGTACCCCTACTCCGTTACGATATGGAAAACAGTGCTGTAGGCAACAGTTTTTTAAATTGGACCAAAAGTGTACACGACAACTCCAAATCTTTTTCAGGCGAACAAAGCATAAAAATTTCTACCAATCCGGGCGGCGTATTACCCGATTGTTCTGGTAGCCACAGATTTGCTGGCCGAACACTTTTAGATGAAAATTTACGTGTTCCCCCTGGAAAAACTATTTGGATTCGAATCATGCACTACATACCCAGTTCCTTTAGTTTTGGTTACAAATATGGAGGCGAAGGCGACCGTGCAGCCGCAGAGGCCTGCGGACAAAACAAAGATGGTAATAATCGCGTAAAGTGGTTGGTTATCTCACCTACAAACGGCACAGGTCGAGTTTATTTTAATCCGCAAGCCTATAGAAGAAGCCTGGGTGATGGTTCTGGCACCATGCGCATCATTACCGAATTTGGGCATGGCCTAACCAATCTAGAAGCCAATTTACCGCGAGACCAATGGTTTTCGCTTCAAATGGCAGTTAAAATATCTAGCGAATCCGACGGATTTATTAGAGCTTGGATAAACGATACGTTCTTAGGCGAAATGAACGGCCCAACCATGTCACCCGGATCATCCGTAAAAGATTGGGGCATTGGCGATTATTGGAACGGTGTACCTTGGACAGATGGCAAAGCCGGTCGAACCGATTTTTGGATAGACGACATAATAATTGCCAGTGATTTAGAGGGGTATGGGGCACCAAATACCCTAGACGATGGTGGAAGACCTTATATTTCCACTAAAACAAGAGTATCAGACTTTTAA
- a CDS encoding PQQ-binding-like beta-propeller repeat protein: MITSTFNNELSILETEFKGPISRKEIIDYLSSFNKKNCYPKILKTIIDATEASAKFSFADIQAFNKEKNKFVDNYDLLISAVIINNPSTAAIGTLYGAIASNHKYKYKVFSTHEAALFWINSFSILI, translated from the coding sequence ATGATAACTTCCACTTTTAACAATGAATTGAGTATCCTAGAAACAGAATTTAAAGGGCCTATTAGTCGAAAAGAAATTATAGATTATTTAAGCAGCTTTAATAAAAAAAACTGCTACCCCAAAATATTAAAAACAATTATAGATGCAACAGAAGCATCAGCCAAATTTTCTTTTGCAGATATACAAGCATTCAATAAAGAAAAAAATAAGTTTGTAGATAACTACGATTTGCTCATAAGTGCTGTAATAATAAATAACCCTTCAACAGCTGCCATTGGCACGCTTTATGGTGCGATTGCGAGCAATCATAAATACAAATACAAAGTGTTTTCTACACATGAAGCCGCTTTATTTTGGATCAATTCTTTTAGTATTCTTATTTAA
- a CDS encoding ribonuclease E/G, which yields MDKELIIRSSSDDVDFALLKDGKLIELQKDEDSNDFSVGDVFIAKIRKAVPGLNAAFVNVGYEKDAFLHYHDLGPKLPSLLKFTKRVSTGKLNDFSLKNFPFEKDIEKDGKIADVLKSNQSLLVQIAKEPISTKGPRISSELSIAGRYIVLVPFSNRISISQKIEDKEEKDRLKRLVKSITPQGFGVIVRTVAQGKKVAELDKDLQNLLSRWTAMCKKLHKAHHPSKVLGEMNKASSILRDIFNDTFTSIYVDDEELYYQIKDYVQEIAPKKESIVKLYQSKVPIFEKFGIERQIKTSFGKTVSMAKGAYLVIEHTEALHVIDVNSGNRSNKANNQQDTALEVNLIAATEIARQLRLRDMGGIIVVDFIDLKSAENRQKLFNHLRDEMKDDRAKHKILPPSKFGLIQITRQRVRPEMNIKTREENPDETSNDTEVEAPIGLIQKINHDLEKILKKDYKKVTLNTHPFIAAFLTKGFPSPRFKWFLEHKKWVKILPRDAYTYLEYHFFDKDGNKIK from the coding sequence ATGGATAAAGAGTTGATCATCCGATCTAGTTCCGACGATGTTGATTTTGCCTTATTAAAAGATGGAAAACTTATTGAATTACAAAAGGATGAAGATAGTAACGACTTTTCGGTTGGCGATGTGTTTATAGCCAAAATAAGAAAAGCCGTTCCAGGTTTAAACGCTGCATTTGTAAATGTTGGCTACGAGAAAGATGCCTTTTTGCATTATCATGACTTAGGCCCAAAGCTACCTTCCCTTTTAAAATTCACAAAACGTGTAAGCACAGGTAAACTAAACGATTTTTCTTTAAAAAATTTCCCATTTGAAAAAGATATTGAGAAAGATGGCAAAATTGCCGATGTCTTAAAATCCAATCAATCGTTATTAGTACAAATAGCCAAAGAGCCGATCTCGACTAAAGGGCCACGGATAAGTTCCGAGCTCTCTATTGCAGGTAGGTATATCGTTTTAGTCCCTTTTTCAAATCGTATTTCTATCTCACAAAAAATAGAAGATAAAGAAGAAAAAGACCGATTAAAACGCTTGGTTAAAAGCATCACACCGCAAGGTTTTGGTGTAATTGTACGTACGGTAGCACAAGGTAAAAAAGTAGCAGAACTAGATAAAGATTTACAAAATTTGCTTAGTCGCTGGACGGCAATGTGTAAAAAGCTACATAAAGCACATCATCCAAGCAAAGTACTGGGAGAAATGAACAAGGCCTCTTCTATTTTAAGAGACATCTTCAACGACACCTTTACAAGTATTTATGTTGACGATGAAGAGCTTTACTATCAAATTAAAGATTATGTGCAAGAAATTGCACCAAAAAAAGAATCGATCGTAAAATTGTATCAGTCTAAGGTTCCTATTTTTGAAAAATTTGGAATAGAAAGACAAATAAAAACCTCCTTTGGTAAAACCGTTTCTATGGCAAAAGGTGCGTATCTGGTAATAGAACATACCGAAGCCCTGCATGTTATAGATGTAAACAGCGGTAACCGCTCTAACAAAGCAAATAATCAGCAGGATACTGCACTAGAAGTCAATTTAATCGCAGCTACAGAGATTGCACGCCAATTACGACTACGTGATATGGGCGGCATTATAGTAGTCGATTTTATCGATTTAAAAAGTGCAGAAAACCGGCAAAAACTCTTTAATCACCTTCGCGATGAAATGAAGGACGATAGAGCAAAACACAAAATATTGCCTCCTAGTAAATTTGGTTTAATACAAATTACAAGACAACGTGTTCGCCCAGAAATGAATATCAAAACTCGTGAGGAAAATCCAGACGAGACTAGTAATGATACTGAGGTTGAAGCACCAATAGGATTGATACAAAAAATAAATCACGATCTAGAAAAAATATTAAAAAAAGACTACAAAAAGGTGACTTTAAACACACATCCTTTTATAGCAGCCTTCTTAACAAAAGGTTTTCCATCACCGCGTTTTAAATGGTTTTTAGAACACAAAAAATGGGTTAAAATATTACCAAGAGATGCTTACACATACTTAGAATACCACTTTTTCGATAAAGACGGTAATAAAATCAAATAA
- a CDS encoding HU family DNA-binding protein — protein MNKKLKMTKADLVAKISDKLGIEKGDVQATIETFMEEVKTSLQSGDNVYLRGFGSFIIKTRAEKTGRNISKNTTIKIPAHNIPAFKPAKVFVEGVKTNVEVK, from the coding sequence ATAAATAAAAAATTAAAAATGACGAAGGCTGATTTAGTAGCAAAGATTTCTGACAAGTTAGGAATTGAAAAAGGAGATGTTCAAGCAACTATTGAAACATTTATGGAAGAAGTTAAAACCTCATTACAGAGTGGAGATAACGTATACTTAAGAGGCTTTGGAAGCTTTATTATAAAAACAAGAGCAGAAAAAACGGGAAGAAATATTTCAAAAAACACAACTATTAAAATTCCTGCACACAATATCCCTGCATTTAAGCCAGCAAAAGTTTTTGTTGAAGGCGTTAAAACCAATGTAGAAGTAAAATAA
- the mutY gene encoding A/G-specific adenine glycosylase — protein MNFSKSITSWYSINKRSLPWRETKNPYYIWLSEIILQQTQVKQGLPYYEAFITKYPTVFDLAKAEENEVLKLWQGLGYYSRARNLHFTAKHIVNGLNGEFPSTYKALLQLKGVGDYTASAIASFCFNEVTAVLDGNVYRVLARYFGVFTPINSSKGAKEFRALAQELIDKNKPAIYNQAIMEFGAVQCKPKNPECFSCPLNTSCIAFNTNVVHELPVKIKQAKAKIKHFNFLVFVSHDKKTVVEKRKGKGIWQNLYQFPLLETQEEQSYTAFKKLVESQDYMKNLPFELLLYNKEVIVHKLSHQHLYTKFWIVNVARLNSEGISISKIQDFPVPMVIENFIESFNF, from the coding sequence ATGAATTTTTCAAAAAGCATAACATCTTGGTATTCAATAAATAAGCGCAGTCTTCCTTGGCGAGAGACAAAAAACCCTTATTATATCTGGTTGTCTGAAATAATATTACAACAGACACAAGTGAAGCAAGGCTTGCCATATTACGAGGCGTTTATTACAAAATATCCAACAGTTTTTGATTTGGCTAAAGCCGAAGAAAATGAGGTTTTAAAGTTGTGGCAAGGTCTTGGTTATTATTCGCGTGCTAGAAATCTACATTTTACGGCAAAGCATATTGTTAATGGTTTAAACGGTGAATTTCCTTCTACTTATAAAGCGCTTTTGCAATTAAAAGGGGTTGGCGATTATACCGCTAGTGCAATAGCCTCTTTTTGTTTTAATGAAGTAACTGCTGTGCTTGATGGGAATGTTTATCGCGTACTGGCTCGGTATTTTGGTGTGTTTACACCTATAAATAGTAGTAAAGGCGCAAAAGAATTTAGAGCCCTAGCTCAAGAATTAATCGATAAAAACAAGCCTGCGATTTACAACCAAGCTATAATGGAGTTTGGTGCTGTGCAATGCAAACCCAAGAATCCGGAGTGTTTTAGTTGTCCCCTAAACACCTCTTGTATTGCTTTTAATACAAATGTAGTGCACGAATTACCTGTTAAAATAAAACAGGCTAAAGCAAAAATAAAACACTTTAACTTTTTGGTATTTGTTTCTCACGATAAAAAAACCGTGGTAGAGAAACGTAAAGGCAAAGGGATTTGGCAGAATTTATATCAATTTCCGCTTTTGGAAACCCAAGAAGAACAGAGTTATACCGCATTTAAAAAACTTGTAGAATCTCAAGATTATATGAAAAATCTGCCTTTTGAATTGTTGCTCTATAATAAGGAGGTTATTGTTCATAAATTATCGCATCAGCATTTATATACTAAATTTTGGATTGTTAATGTGGCAAGGCTTAACTCTGAAGGGATTTCTATTTCGAAGATTCAAGATTTTCCTGTTCCTATGGTTATTGAGAATTTTATAGAAAGCTTTAATTTTTAA
- a CDS encoding single-stranded DNA-binding protein, translated as MSGTLNKVMLIGHLGDEVKMHYFEGGGCIGRFPIATNETYISKQTNERITNTEWHNIVVRNKGAEICEKYLSKGDKVYIEGRLKTRKWTDDKGLDRYSTEVHCTDFTFLSTKKESDSNAANKSAAQNPVSDRTSEIKNPAENELDDLPF; from the coding sequence ATGTCTGGAACATTAAATAAAGTGATGCTTATTGGGCATTTGGGTGATGAGGTTAAAATGCATTATTTTGAGGGTGGAGGTTGTATAGGGCGTTTTCCCATAGCTACTAACGAAACTTATATAAGTAAACAAACCAACGAACGTATTACAAATACCGAGTGGCATAATATAGTGGTACGAAATAAGGGTGCCGAAATTTGTGAAAAATATCTGAGTAAAGGCGATAAAGTTTATATTGAAGGCCGCTTGAAAACTAGAAAATGGACAGACGACAAAGGACTTGATCGATATTCGACCGAAGTGCATTGCACAGATTTTACGTTTTTATCAACAAAAAAAGAAAGTGATTCTAATGCAGCCAACAAATCAGCTGCACAAAATCCAGTTTCTGATAGAACATCTGAAATCAAGAATCCTGCTGAAAACGAACTAGACGATTTACCGTTTTAA
- a CDS encoding gliding motility-associated protein GldE yields MDPDPANFLALLNSIDFSVVGGFVLLLLLLISSGLISGAEVALFSLTRTDIDEGLEANSKRIQIIAKLLERPKKLLATILVANNFINIAIVILFAYLGGNIFSSITSPLLKFTIEVIIVTFLILLFGEILPKIYASRNKLKFVTFMARPLGVLDVLLTPISMPMRGVTVAIHKKLGKQKSNLSVDQLSQALELTSEDDTTKEEQKILQGIVSFGNTDTKQVMRPRIDIFAVNIEANYADIMPDIIANGYSRIPVYKDNIDSIEGVLYVKDLLPYLDRKQFDWTALLREPFFVPENKKLDDLMAEFQERKVHLAVVVDEYGGTSGLISLEDIIEEIVGDISDEFDDEDLMYSKLDENNFVFEGKTALKDLYKVVKVEDDSVFENQKGEAETIAGFVLEISKSFPKLNSKIYFENYVFTIEALDNKRIKRIKLTRT; encoded by the coding sequence TTGGATCCTGACCCCGCGAATTTTTTAGCATTACTCAATTCAATTGATTTTTCGGTTGTAGGTGGTTTTGTGCTGTTGCTTTTACTCTTAATTTCTTCTGGACTTATTTCTGGAGCCGAAGTGGCTCTGTTTTCACTTACAAGAACCGATATTGATGAAGGTTTAGAGGCGAACTCTAAGCGTATTCAAATTATTGCAAAATTATTAGAGCGACCTAAAAAATTATTAGCTACTATATTGGTGGCTAATAATTTTATAAATATTGCTATCGTTATTCTATTTGCGTATTTGGGTGGAAATATTTTTAGTTCCATTACCTCTCCTTTGTTAAAATTTACCATAGAAGTTATTATTGTAACTTTTCTTATTTTATTATTTGGTGAAATATTACCTAAAATATATGCAAGTCGTAACAAGCTTAAATTTGTCACTTTTATGGCTAGACCTTTGGGAGTTTTAGATGTACTTTTAACACCTATAAGTATGCCTATGCGAGGAGTTACAGTGGCCATCCATAAAAAACTAGGTAAACAAAAATCGAATTTAAGTGTAGATCAATTATCGCAAGCCTTAGAGCTTACAAGTGAAGACGATACCACTAAAGAAGAGCAAAAAATATTACAAGGTATTGTCTCTTTTGGCAACACCGATACCAAGCAAGTCATGCGACCTCGAATAGATATTTTCGCCGTTAATATAGAAGCTAATTATGCAGATATTATGCCCGATATAATTGCTAATGGCTATTCTAGAATCCCAGTTTATAAAGATAATATTGATTCTATAGAAGGGGTGCTTTATGTTAAAGACTTATTACCCTATCTGGATAGAAAACAGTTTGATTGGACCGCATTACTGCGCGAGCCCTTTTTTGTTCCAGAAAACAAGAAGTTAGATGATTTAATGGCAGAGTTTCAAGAGCGAAAAGTGCATTTGGCCGTGGTTGTCGATGAGTACGGCGGCACCTCGGGTTTGATTTCTTTAGAAGATATTATTGAGGAAATAGTTGGAGATATTAGTGATGAGTTTGATGATGAAGATTTAATGTATTCTAAATTAGACGAGAATAACTTTGTTTTTGAAGGGAAAACGGCTTTAAAAGACCTATATAAAGTTGTTAAAGTTGAAGATGACAGTGTTTTCGAAAATCAAAAAGGAGAGGCCGAAACCATTGCAGGATTTGTTTTAGAAATTTCTAAAAGCTTTCCG